In the Sinorhizobium garamanticum genome, one interval contains:
- a CDS encoding 3-keto-5-aminohexanoate cleavage protein, with protein sequence MPIAPFDNRKIIITCAVTGGSKFNRAHPDFPITPQEIADSAIEAARAGAAIVHIHVRDPATAAATYDVELFKEVSDRIRQSSVDVILNLTCGGNARFVPDPEDESRAARGTTVAPPEIRYAHIEECRPDIASLDVTTSNQGDGGDEYVYLNTPRTLRAMAKRFKELGVKPEIEVFEGGDIGFAHQLIAEGLITGDPIFQFVLGVKWNAPATPDTVAYMKGLLPEGAHWGALGTGRNQYPVAAQSVLLGGNIRVGLEDNLYLRRGVFATNKQLVERARELIDILGHEPATPKEARAILGLCANERPLTLRAASE encoded by the coding sequence ATGCCGATAGCGCCATTTGACAATCGCAAAATCATTATTACATGCGCCGTGACCGGCGGATCTAAATTTAATCGCGCTCACCCGGACTTCCCAATTACTCCTCAGGAAATCGCTGACTCGGCTATTGAAGCCGCGCGCGCTGGTGCAGCGATCGTCCATATTCATGTACGCGATCCGGCAACTGCCGCCGCAACTTACGACGTTGAACTATTCAAGGAGGTTTCTGACAGGATCCGCCAGTCGTCAGTCGACGTCATATTAAATCTGACATGCGGCGGAAATGCCCGGTTCGTGCCCGACCCCGAAGATGAGTCGCGCGCCGCACGTGGCACGACGGTCGCGCCGCCAGAAATACGATACGCGCACATTGAAGAGTGTCGTCCAGACATTGCATCTCTTGATGTCACGACGTCAAATCAGGGCGATGGCGGCGATGAATATGTGTACTTGAATACCCCGCGCACGCTTCGGGCGATGGCGAAGCGCTTCAAGGAGCTCGGCGTTAAGCCGGAAATCGAGGTATTTGAGGGCGGCGACATCGGATTTGCCCATCAGTTGATCGCTGAAGGCTTAATCACCGGTGACCCGATATTTCAGTTTGTCCTCGGCGTGAAGTGGAATGCACCAGCGACGCCTGACACAGTTGCTTACATGAAAGGCCTGTTGCCGGAGGGGGCTCATTGGGGTGCTCTCGGAACCGGTCGAAACCAATATCCTGTCGCAGCACAATCCGTCTTGCTTGGAGGTAACATCCGTGTGGGACTCGAAGATAATCTATACCTACGAAGAGGCGTGTTCGCCACTAACAAACAGCTTGTGGAGCGCGCTCGGGAGCTAATCGATATTCTCGGACATGAGCCGGCGACACCTAAGGAAGCGCGAGCCATCCTGGGGCTGTGCGCCAATGAGCGACCGCTAACTCTGCGCGCCGCTTCCGAGTAA
- a CDS encoding ABC transporter ATP-binding protein yields the protein MSGSLLKVENLTKHYPLGAGFLKKPSSVVRAVEDVSFSVEAGETLCIVGESGCGKSTVARLLMRLVDPTGGRVLIDGADIAGLTKHELRAWRRRMQMVFQDPYSSLNPRLTAGQIITEPAENFERLNRKQRNALAADLLQKVGMSPEMMHRRPSEMSGGQRQRLGIARALSLKPSLIIADEAVSALDVSVQAQILNLLVDLQQQMGIALVFISHDLGVVEHIAHRVAVMYLGRIVELATCEALFAKPVHPYTEALIAAAPVPDPTRVRLEAPVEGEVPSPVNPPRGCAFHPRCPLAVERCRIEVPPLVPIADGRVVACHVRAPATYVPAAASSSLAHVAEPQTSSADRTSRAHPGHEH from the coding sequence ATGAGCGGTTCATTGCTTAAAGTTGAAAATCTGACCAAGCATTATCCGCTTGGTGCAGGGTTCTTGAAGAAGCCGTCTTCTGTGGTGAGAGCGGTCGAGGATGTATCCTTTTCCGTTGAGGCGGGCGAAACGCTTTGCATTGTCGGGGAATCCGGCTGCGGCAAGTCGACTGTCGCGCGGCTATTGATGCGGCTCGTGGATCCGACCGGCGGACGCGTCCTGATCGACGGGGCCGATATTGCTGGCCTCACGAAGCACGAGCTTCGTGCCTGGCGTCGGCGGATGCAGATGGTGTTTCAGGACCCTTACTCATCGCTGAACCCGCGCCTTACCGCTGGACAGATCATTACTGAGCCCGCCGAGAATTTCGAGCGTCTCAACCGCAAGCAGCGCAACGCGCTTGCCGCGGACCTCCTCCAGAAGGTTGGAATGTCGCCCGAGATGATGCACAGGCGCCCGTCTGAGATGTCGGGTGGTCAGCGCCAGCGGCTCGGCATTGCGCGCGCCCTGTCGCTCAAGCCCTCACTCATCATTGCCGACGAGGCGGTCTCAGCCCTTGACGTCTCCGTACAGGCGCAGATTCTGAATCTGCTTGTGGATCTTCAGCAGCAGATGGGCATCGCCTTGGTCTTCATCTCGCACGACCTTGGCGTCGTGGAACATATCGCCCATCGCGTTGCCGTCATGTATCTGGGGCGAATTGTGGAACTGGCTACATGCGAGGCGCTGTTCGCCAAGCCGGTCCACCCCTACACCGAGGCGCTGATTGCGGCGGCACCCGTGCCGGATCCCACGCGGGTTCGGCTAGAGGCGCCGGTCGAGGGCGAGGTGCCGAGCCCGGTCAACCCGCCAAGGGGATGCGCGTTCCACCCGCGCTGCCCGTTGGCGGTTGAGCGCTGCCGCATCGAAGTTCCACCTTTGGTGCCGATAGCAGACGGGCGCGTCGTGGCCTGTCATGTACGCGCTCCGGCCACTTACGTTCCCGCAGCGGCCAGTTCTTCGCTTGCTCATGTGGCTGAGCCACAGACGTCTTCAGCCGATAGGACATCTCGAGCGCACCCCGGACACGAACACTGA
- a CDS encoding ABC transporter permease, with amino-acid sequence MAAYILRRMVSTIAVMAMVGIFVFLLLRLAPSDPAAMIAGRDAPAEVIAGIREQLGLNDSLPVQFMRWVRDMLGGDFGISIFTGRPVVQLISQRLEPTLSLSILTMILSVSVGVSFGILAAWRTGGLIDRLLAAFSALGYSVPVFVIGYFLVYFFAIRTHWLPVQGYVPIGGGLGPWFVHLVLPTVALSLGYIAFIARVTRASMLEVLSEDYMRTAAAKGASSYAMLFHHALKNAGVPILTVVGISFAYMIGGVVLTETVFNIPGIGRLVVDAINNRDYPIIQSVLILTSGLYVLINLTVDLAYTLIDPRIRY; translated from the coding sequence ATGGCGGCCTACATCCTGCGCAGGATGGTCTCGACCATCGCCGTCATGGCGATGGTTGGGATTTTCGTGTTCCTGCTTCTCAGACTGGCACCAAGCGATCCCGCGGCCATGATTGCCGGCCGCGACGCGCCGGCTGAGGTAATCGCCGGCATTCGCGAACAACTGGGGTTGAACGATTCCCTGCCAGTACAGTTCATGCGTTGGGTGCGGGACATGCTCGGCGGCGATTTCGGCATCTCGATTTTCACTGGGCGACCGGTTGTCCAACTGATATCGCAGCGGCTTGAACCGACCCTTTCCCTGTCAATCCTGACGATGATCCTTTCGGTGTCAGTCGGGGTCTCTTTCGGCATCCTTGCCGCGTGGCGAACTGGCGGGCTTATCGATCGCCTCCTCGCGGCCTTTTCGGCACTTGGTTATTCCGTCCCAGTCTTTGTGATCGGCTATTTTCTCGTCTACTTCTTCGCCATCAGGACACACTGGCTACCGGTCCAGGGATATGTGCCGATCGGTGGCGGCCTAGGGCCATGGTTCGTGCATTTGGTCCTGCCCACCGTGGCTCTTAGTCTTGGCTACATTGCATTCATCGCGCGGGTCACGCGAGCCAGCATGCTCGAGGTTTTGTCGGAAGACTATATGCGAACGGCCGCTGCCAAGGGTGCGTCGTCTTATGCAATGCTTTTCCACCACGCCTTGAAGAATGCGGGCGTGCCGATCCTGACCGTCGTCGGGATAAGCTTCGCCTATATGATCGGCGGAGTGGTTCTCACGGAAACGGTGTTCAATATACCGGGTATCGGTCGTCTCGTGGTCGACGCGATCAACAACCGCGACTATCCCATTATTCAGAGCGTGCTCATCCTGACGTCAGGTCTGTACGTCCTCATCAATCTCACGGTCGATCTCGCCTACACGCTGATCGACCCGCGCATCCGGTACTGA
- a CDS encoding gamma carbonic anhydrase family protein: MSTKHQSVYNLGSSKPKIADSAWIAPSATIVGAVTVGSQSGIWFNCVLRGDDNTIQIGARSNIQDGSVIHIDPGEFDVVIGDDVTVGHSCLIHGCHLEDRAFVGMASTVMNGCIIEPDGVLGARSLLTSGKRVRSGELWTGSPAKLVRRLSEEEIRNFRKTAQSYVRKGERFRSELNQE, encoded by the coding sequence ATGTCTACAAAACATCAGTCGGTCTATAATCTCGGCTCCAGCAAACCTAAGATTGCCGATAGTGCTTGGATTGCGCCTTCCGCCACTATCGTGGGTGCCGTGACCGTCGGGTCGCAGTCTGGTATATGGTTTAACTGCGTGCTGCGCGGCGATGACAATACGATCCAGATCGGTGCGCGAAGCAACATTCAGGACGGGTCAGTCATTCACATTGACCCCGGCGAATTCGACGTCGTCATCGGTGACGATGTTACCGTCGGGCATTCCTGCCTGATACATGGTTGCCACCTGGAAGACCGTGCATTCGTCGGAATGGCCTCGACCGTCATGAACGGTTGCATCATCGAGCCGGATGGCGTTCTCGGGGCACGTAGCCTCCTGACATCGGGCAAGCGGGTTAGGTCGGGAGAGTTGTGGACGGGTTCACCGGCCAAGCTCGTCCGGAGGCTGTCCGAAGAGGAGATCCGAAACTTCCGAAAAACTGCCCAAAGCTACGTGCGCAAAGGTGAGCGTTTCCGCTCCGAACTCAATCAAGAATAG
- a CDS encoding ABC transporter substrate-binding protein → MTITRRQILKTGLAAGTALSMPTILRAQTSPDDARTVRMVMADLTVFDPILSGVDTTRMHGYAVYDTLFAIDSKGIPQPQMVKKWSVSDDKKTYTFQLREGLTFHDGSPVTAADCVASIRRWGQVDTGGKLIMARAKDISKADDRTFMISLKEPLGTLINMLVEGLFLAVMREKDASRPATEQVTSNIGSGPFKFNEALAKPGASFTYDRNEQYVPRQEAADGFAGGKVAKVDRAVWQVISDQQTAFAALQAGEVDFVWTPPADLFPVIESDPNLELQVLCKGGTIMYLRMNFLQPPFDNVKARQAMLHLVDQEAFMRVAYPDPRFSQTVTSIFGNNPLYSNDENTGWYKKGGDPEKAKQLFQEAGYAGEKIVILQPTDWAEVSDASQLLADMLRNIGVNAELAPSDWGGVERRRKSKGPVEDGGWNILISDYSGYNPTNTPFLLANGEDAFYGWPKNDEYEALRSKWTEVETLEERQALAREMQGIWWDFVGGVLLGHSVQPTAHRKSISGLLEVPGSYGFPMWNMQKVSG, encoded by the coding sequence ATGACAATCACTAGACGCCAAATTCTCAAGACAGGTTTGGCCGCCGGAACGGCGTTATCAATGCCGACAATCCTTCGGGCGCAGACATCACCAGATGACGCCCGGACAGTGCGGATGGTGATGGCTGACCTCACGGTCTTCGATCCAATTCTATCGGGGGTCGACACCACACGCATGCATGGCTACGCGGTCTACGACACGCTATTTGCCATCGATTCCAAAGGAATCCCCCAGCCGCAAATGGTGAAAAAGTGGAGCGTTTCCGACGACAAGAAGACCTACACGTTCCAACTCCGCGAAGGCCTAACCTTCCATGATGGCAGCCCGGTGACCGCAGCGGACTGTGTGGCCTCGATACGACGCTGGGGCCAGGTGGACACTGGTGGAAAATTGATCATGGCCAGGGCCAAAGACATCTCGAAAGCAGATGACAGGACCTTCATGATCTCCCTCAAGGAGCCACTGGGGACGCTAATTAATATGCTTGTGGAGGGGCTTTTCCTCGCTGTCATGCGTGAGAAAGACGCGAGCCGCCCCGCTACCGAGCAGGTGACCTCGAATATCGGATCCGGGCCGTTCAAGTTCAATGAGGCTCTAGCCAAGCCTGGCGCAAGCTTCACCTACGACCGAAATGAACAATATGTACCCCGCCAGGAAGCGGCCGACGGGTTCGCCGGCGGAAAGGTAGCCAAGGTCGATCGAGCGGTCTGGCAAGTTATTTCCGATCAACAGACCGCCTTCGCGGCGCTCCAGGCGGGAGAGGTCGATTTCGTCTGGACGCCACCCGCCGATCTTTTCCCGGTGATTGAAAGTGATCCCAACCTTGAACTCCAGGTTCTATGTAAGGGAGGCACTATAATGTACCTGCGCATGAATTTTCTGCAGCCGCCATTCGACAACGTCAAGGCGCGCCAGGCGATGCTTCACTTGGTCGATCAGGAGGCGTTTATGCGCGTCGCGTATCCCGACCCAAGATTCTCCCAAACCGTGACTTCGATATTTGGAAATAATCCCCTCTATTCCAATGACGAGAATACGGGATGGTACAAGAAGGGTGGCGATCCTGAGAAGGCCAAGCAACTTTTCCAGGAAGCCGGATATGCCGGCGAGAAAATCGTCATCCTCCAACCCACAGATTGGGCGGAGGTAAGCGATGCTTCGCAGCTTCTGGCAGACATGCTGCGCAACATTGGAGTCAATGCTGAGCTTGCGCCGAGTGACTGGGGCGGGGTGGAAAGACGCCGTAAAAGCAAGGGACCGGTTGAGGACGGCGGCTGGAACATCCTCATCTCTGACTACAGCGGATACAATCCGACCAACACTCCCTTCTTGCTCGCGAATGGCGAAGATGCTTTTTATGGCTGGCCAAAGAACGATGAATACGAGGCCCTCCGGTCCAAATGGACAGAGGTTGAAACACTCGAGGAGCGCCAGGCACTAGCCCGAGAAATGCAAGGGATATGGTGGGACTTCGTCGGCGGCGTTCTGTTGGGGCACTCTGTCCAGCCGACGGCGCACCGGAAGTCGATTTCCGGCCTCCTTGAAGTGCCCGGCTCATACGGTTTCCCCATGTGGAACATGCAAAAGGTATCAGGCTGA
- a CDS encoding AraC family transcriptional regulator has product MNSLEQIAWAKEFEEVLAPPEMAGFGRRWIPPTKCASGHEDCFQIELSLLLTTKHFRMREECLENHRGTNRLVFLYHLDGRRTISPTNGEAVELKKPTFIAYFHPKGVDAISQWSASQSETALALGFDPQEPPRLVAETSDQLTVIQELLRQPAGRFTWIELPLSSEMQKIASSVIFRSIGHRFVHDYVSAKARELLCITLDKVMSSEYVRRGSRSIDEKLEQIKSIFDSDLQNKLPICAIAEELEIPSRTFNKAFADRYGINAHDYRAFVRLSKAVDLLVKTEMPLKMIAYEVGYDHASNFCLAFKKHYGYTPREIRKSGLLEPAGE; this is encoded by the coding sequence ATGAACAGCCTTGAGCAGATCGCCTGGGCCAAGGAATTCGAGGAGGTGCTGGCACCGCCGGAAATGGCTGGTTTCGGGCGCCGCTGGATACCACCGACAAAATGTGCCTCAGGGCACGAAGACTGTTTTCAGATAGAACTTAGCCTTCTGCTGACGACCAAGCACTTCAGGATGCGTGAAGAATGCCTCGAAAATCATCGTGGCACCAATCGCCTCGTATTCCTCTATCACTTGGACGGTCGCCGTACCATCTCGCCCACAAATGGAGAAGCAGTTGAGCTGAAGAAGCCCACGTTTATCGCCTACTTCCATCCCAAAGGCGTTGACGCGATAAGTCAGTGGTCAGCGAGCCAATCGGAGACTGCGCTGGCTCTCGGCTTCGACCCGCAAGAGCCTCCGCGGTTGGTGGCCGAGACTTCTGATCAATTAACCGTCATTCAGGAGCTGTTGCGCCAACCTGCCGGGCGATTTACCTGGATAGAACTTCCGCTCTCTTCGGAAATGCAGAAGATTGCAAGCTCAGTGATATTTCGAAGCATAGGTCATCGGTTTGTACATGATTATGTCTCAGCAAAGGCGAGGGAGCTGCTTTGCATTACTCTAGACAAAGTAATGTCATCGGAGTACGTAAGACGGGGCTCGCGCAGCATCGACGAAAAGCTGGAGCAAATCAAAAGCATTTTTGACAGCGATTTGCAGAATAAGCTGCCGATCTGTGCAATCGCAGAAGAATTGGAGATTCCGAGCCGTACCTTCAACAAGGCCTTCGCGGATCGGTACGGCATCAACGCTCACGATTACCGGGCTTTTGTGCGACTATCGAAGGCTGTCGATCTGCTCGTTAAGACCGAAATGCCGCTGAAGATGATCGCCTATGAAGTCGGCTACGACCATGCTTCCAACTTCTGTCTCGCGTTCAAGAAGCACTATGGCTACACGCCCAGGGAAATTAGAAAGAGCGGCTTATTGGAGCCTGCTGGCGAGTGA
- a CDS encoding ABC transporter permease codes for MTLPSATLETTPTATLGGSGIYRLARQHPLVVIGAGMLTLLIVLALAAPLCAGDPGNMDPFKRLQPPSAAMWFGSDNMGRDVFARTIFGARISVMVGLLSAACAAVAGLLIGILAGYNRTFDNIVMRVMDGLMSIPTILLAIALISLTGSGIGILIVAIAIPETPAVARLVRSVVLSVRERPYVEAALCGGARLPKVLWRHILPSTIPALMVQSATVCASAILTEAGLSFLGVGVPPEIPSWGNMIASSRLYLAIAPMTIFAPGILLAVTVLSVNLLGDGLRDMFDPRAKRRR; via the coding sequence ATGACACTCCCCTCCGCAACACTTGAGACCACGCCGACGGCCACGCTGGGAGGCTCCGGTATTTACCGTCTGGCAAGGCAGCACCCACTGGTTGTGATCGGCGCTGGGATGCTGACACTCCTGATCGTTCTGGCACTCGCTGCCCCACTTTGCGCTGGGGATCCGGGAAACATGGATCCGTTCAAGCGCCTTCAGCCACCGTCCGCGGCGATGTGGTTTGGAAGCGACAATATGGGCCGTGATGTGTTTGCCCGAACGATTTTCGGCGCGCGGATCTCCGTCATGGTCGGTTTGCTGTCGGCGGCCTGCGCGGCCGTTGCCGGGCTTCTGATCGGCATTCTGGCTGGCTACAACCGCACGTTCGACAATATTGTCATGCGGGTCATGGACGGCCTGATGTCGATCCCGACAATTCTGCTGGCCATTGCACTCATTTCTCTAACAGGGTCAGGCATTGGCATCCTCATCGTCGCCATCGCGATCCCTGAGACGCCAGCCGTCGCGAGGCTGGTTCGTTCAGTGGTCCTCAGTGTTCGGGAGCGTCCCTATGTGGAGGCTGCGCTCTGCGGTGGTGCGCGCCTGCCAAAGGTGCTTTGGCGGCATATCCTCCCGAGCACCATTCCGGCACTGATGGTGCAGAGCGCCACTGTCTGTGCCAGCGCGATCCTGACGGAGGCGGGGTTGAGCTTCCTCGGAGTGGGCGTGCCGCCCGAAATCCCGAGCTGGGGCAATATGATCGCCAGTTCGCGCTTGTATCTTGCCATCGCTCCAATGACGATTTTCGCCCCCGGCATCTTGCTTGCCGTCACGGTTCTTTCGGTCAACCTGCTCGGGGATGGTTTGCGCGATATGTTCGATCCCCGCGCGAAGCGGAGGCGCTGA
- a CDS encoding GntR family transcriptional regulator: MPRHKTERVFSEKPKLVSEGREQPGKARTLNDLDQHLHKTTLSDRVYGIVRESIRCGVYEPGEKITHRAIASQLGVSVTPVREAITRLVSEESLSMAGPKSIRAPSLGRSDLEEITKIRVNLEGWAAELAAGNASTAFIRELEHHHLVYCTHRRSHNSKAKMAANAKFHFTLYAQSRAPRLLAIIDNLWVAIGPTLGLLVNQGLDDNDGEKFHDAAISALKARDAAAVQKAIVGDILTARRKILQILDSE; the protein is encoded by the coding sequence ATGCCGCGGCATAAGACCGAGCGCGTGTTTTCTGAAAAGCCTAAGCTCGTGAGCGAAGGAAGAGAGCAGCCGGGCAAAGCGAGGACTTTGAACGATTTGGACCAACATTTACACAAAACGACGCTGTCCGACAGAGTATACGGCATAGTGCGCGAAAGCATCAGATGCGGCGTGTACGAGCCGGGTGAGAAGATCACTCACCGCGCTATAGCTTCTCAACTGGGCGTCAGCGTCACGCCTGTCCGCGAGGCAATCACGCGCCTCGTTTCAGAGGAAAGCCTGTCGATGGCCGGTCCAAAGTCCATCAGAGCTCCGAGCCTGGGCAGGTCAGACTTGGAGGAGATCACGAAGATCCGTGTCAACCTTGAAGGCTGGGCAGCGGAACTTGCGGCGGGAAACGCGTCGACGGCCTTTATTCGCGAGCTGGAGCATCATCATCTTGTCTATTGCACGCATCGTCGGTCTCATAACTCCAAGGCCAAAATGGCTGCAAACGCCAAGTTCCACTTTACTCTCTATGCTCAGTCAAGGGCACCACGACTTCTCGCGATTATTGACAATCTTTGGGTGGCGATCGGCCCGACGCTAGGCCTTCTTGTAAATCAAGGATTGGACGACAACGATGGCGAAAAATTTCACGATGCTGCAATCTCTGCACTGAAGGCAAGAGATGCGGCCGCCGTCCAAAAGGCGATAGTTGGAGATATACTCACTGCGCGTAGAAAGATACTTCAAATTTTAGATTCCGAATAG
- a CDS encoding amidase, which produces MELPASAHLTTTSEPDEIVMMDALALSRTIARRDVSCVEVMTAYLKHIHRINPQVNAIIALADDAALLKEAEERDEQLHRGEYLGWMHGFPQAIKEGTDTKGFPTTSGSPIFADRIADSDSPVVARIKAAGALVIGKTNAPEFGLGSQTYNPVWGTTGCAYDPSKTCGGSSGGAASALALRMLPVADGGDYMGSLRNPAAFNNVLGYRPSWGLIPDDSRFIAQLGVGGPMGRTVNDIAALLSVMAGPSKAASLEIDGNSSIFRLPLERDLRGARIAWVGDYNGYLATEPGILDLCRKSFAAFESLGATVEEAVPDYSLSALFDTFMTWRGLSQLRRYDLWADPVTRAKLKPELAWELERASKLTAVDIYNADQERKAWYAAVVKMFDRYDYIVAPSAQVFPFDKNVHWPSEINGRQMDTYHRWMETVAPWSLTGLPVMGMPVGFNEAGLPAGIQLIGKDDRGVLQMAYAYEQVTGWVQKRLPPLLNTTWL; this is translated from the coding sequence ATGGAGCTTCCCGCTTCTGCTCATCTGACGACGACTTCTGAACCCGATGAGATCGTCATGATGGACGCCTTGGCGCTGTCGCGAACAATCGCGCGCAGGGACGTGTCATGCGTAGAGGTCATGACAGCATACCTTAAACACATTCACCGGATAAACCCGCAGGTCAACGCCATAATCGCTCTGGCGGATGATGCTGCGTTGCTCAAAGAGGCTGAAGAACGCGATGAGCAACTGCATCGTGGGGAATATCTCGGCTGGATGCATGGCTTTCCGCAGGCGATCAAGGAGGGCACGGATACGAAGGGATTCCCGACGACCTCGGGTTCGCCTATCTTTGCGGACCGCATCGCTGATTCGGATTCGCCGGTTGTGGCGCGCATAAAGGCTGCGGGAGCCCTAGTCATAGGCAAGACGAATGCCCCGGAGTTCGGGTTGGGCTCGCAAACCTACAATCCGGTGTGGGGAACCACCGGTTGCGCATACGATCCGTCAAAAACCTGCGGCGGCAGCAGCGGCGGCGCAGCGTCCGCCCTCGCATTGAGAATGCTGCCGGTCGCAGACGGCGGCGACTACATGGGCTCCCTTCGCAACCCCGCAGCCTTCAACAACGTTTTGGGGTATCGGCCGAGTTGGGGTCTAATCCCAGATGACAGCAGGTTCATCGCTCAGTTAGGTGTGGGTGGGCCGATGGGTCGAACTGTCAATGACATAGCAGCTTTGCTGTCAGTCATGGCGGGTCCAAGCAAAGCGGCTTCATTGGAGATCGACGGGAATTCTTCAATCTTTCGGTTGCCATTGGAACGCGATCTCCGAGGCGCCCGCATCGCCTGGGTCGGAGACTACAACGGGTATCTGGCGACCGAGCCGGGTATCCTCGATCTCTGCCGCAAATCATTCGCCGCATTCGAGAGTCTCGGAGCCACCGTCGAGGAGGCGGTTCCCGACTACTCTTTGTCCGCTCTCTTCGATACCTTCATGACTTGGCGAGGACTTTCGCAGCTCCGCAGATACGACCTCTGGGCCGATCCGGTAACTCGGGCGAAGTTGAAGCCGGAACTCGCCTGGGAATTAGAGCGCGCATCGAAACTTACTGCGGTAGATATTTATAACGCCGACCAGGAGCGCAAAGCTTGGTATGCTGCAGTTGTCAAGATGTTCGATAGGTATGACTACATCGTGGCTCCAAGTGCCCAAGTGTTTCCGTTCGACAAGAACGTCCATTGGCCATCCGAGATCAACGGGCGCCAAATGGATACATACCATCGCTGGATGGAAACGGTGGCGCCGTGGTCTCTAACGGGATTGCCTGTCATGGGCATGCCGGTCGGATTCAACGAGGCTGGGCTCCCCGCAGGAATCCAGCTGATCGGCAAAGATGACCGCGGCGTGTTGCAGATGGCCTATGCGTACGAGCAGGTGACAGGTTGGGTGCAAAAAAGGCTTCCACCCCTTCTAAACACCACCTGGCTATGA
- a CDS encoding ABC transporter ATP-binding protein, which yields MQMPKTAAEEILLDVRDLETHFYGEESVTRALGGVSFQVKKGETVGVVGESGCGKSVTALSILRLLPKQTARTVAGEVRFHGRDLLELSEREMRKIRGDKIAMIFQDPMTSLNPVYTVGHQIAEAVQIHTGASRSAATAKAEEMLRIVRIADPERRVNNYPHEMSGGMRQRVMIAMALACSPELLIADEPTTALDVTIQAQILRLIVDLKERMGTSVMFITHDLGVVAETCQRVIVMYAGRIVEQANVADLFARPMHPYTQALMRSVPDRRHGRQRRLPEIPGIVPNLREPIIGCSFAPRCPFAIDICREKTPALRDVESGHAAACWRSEEICG from the coding sequence ATGCAAATGCCTAAAACCGCGGCAGAAGAAATACTTCTCGATGTTCGAGACCTTGAGACGCACTTTTACGGCGAGGAAAGCGTCACCCGTGCCTTGGGTGGCGTCAGCTTCCAGGTGAAGAAGGGCGAAACGGTTGGCGTAGTCGGCGAATCCGGATGCGGAAAGAGCGTTACTGCCCTCTCGATCCTTCGTCTGCTTCCGAAGCAGACCGCCAGGACGGTTGCAGGTGAGGTCCGCTTTCACGGGCGCGACCTTCTTGAGTTGTCGGAGCGGGAGATGCGAAAGATCCGCGGTGACAAGATCGCCATGATCTTCCAGGATCCGATGACGAGTCTAAACCCGGTCTACACGGTTGGGCACCAAATCGCTGAAGCGGTGCAGATTCACACGGGAGCCTCGCGGTCAGCCGCGACGGCAAAGGCCGAAGAAATGCTGCGTATCGTCCGCATTGCGGACCCCGAGCGCCGCGTCAACAACTATCCACATGAGATGTCCGGCGGCATGCGCCAACGCGTCATGATCGCCATGGCTCTTGCCTGTTCACCGGAACTGTTGATTGCTGACGAGCCAACCACCGCCCTCGACGTTACGATCCAGGCGCAGATCCTTCGGCTGATCGTCGACCTGAAAGAGCGCATGGGAACCTCGGTGATGTTTATCACCCATGATTTGGGCGTCGTCGCCGAGACGTGCCAGCGTGTTATCGTCATGTATGCTGGCCGGATCGTCGAGCAAGCCAACGTCGCGGATTTGTTCGCCCGCCCCATGCATCCGTACACTCAGGCTCTGATGCGCTCGGTGCCTGACCGGCGGCACGGGCGACAGCGCCGTCTGCCTGAAATCCCCGGCATCGTACCTAACCTGCGTGAACCGATTATCGGGTGCAGCTTTGCGCCGCGTTGCCCGTTCGCGATCGACATTTGCCGCGAGAAGACGCCGGCTTTGCGCGACGTCGAATCGGGTCACGCCGCCGCATGCTGGCGCTCAGAGGAGATATGCGGATGA